AAACCGCTATAAAAATGGCGGAATGGGAAAATAAAAACGATCTAAGAGCAAATTATTGTTTGCTGCACTCCGCTTGGTACTACGGAGAATTTCAAAATGGAAGATACAACCATACGGAAGAATTAGTGCAGCTCTGCACTAAAATAAAAGATCTCGGTCACGAAGTATCACTACACAACAATTTGCTGACTTTGGCATTGAAGGAAAACGTCGATTATAAGGAAGTGTTAAAAAGAGAATTAGATTTTTTTACTTCCCTGGGAGTGCAAATACAGGGTACTAGTTCCCACGGTGATAGACTTTGCAGAGAACTAAATTATCGAAACTATGAAATCTTCAAAGAGGCGGTGGGAAGTGAATATGGTGGCAATAGGTTGATAACATATAATGAAAAAGAATCTGAAGTAGAAGTCGGAAAGGCTTCGATGAGCGAGTTGAATTTATTATATGAAGCCTATGATATTTGGATGGATACTTACATTAGTGATGCAGGAGGTACTCTAAAAACTGTAAAAAATATGGAACAAAGACATGGGCATCTTAAAAATGATCACGAGAAGGCCAATAGCATTGTAGGCATACTGACACATCCCATTTGGTGGAACTTCTAATGATATGTCCATGGTTGCAAAAACAGTCTGTTTATTGAAAATGATAGGAATGTAGTACAAACTATAGTAAATGAGCTTTGGAGGCGAAAAGATTATTATGGCGAAAAGAATAATCAAAAAAAATGACGGAACTGACTATATCAATGATTTTTTAAATATAATTAACTTGAAAAACGTGCCAATGGAAAAAGTGAACGAAATTTCAGAACCTCGATTTTTTATCAGGCATGACGTAGATCACAGCATTGATATGGCAGTAGAGATTGCAGAAGTAGAGGCGAAGAATGGATATACATCTACCTTTTTTCTACTACCACCCGGAAGTTATAATAAGAAAAAGAACTATTACGGTTGGCTTGAAAATGGGGAAATAAAGCATGATCCTGAGCTAATCAGAAAATGCAAAGAAATTTTATCTTACGGTCATCAAATCGGGTTTCATAACGACATTATAGCTGCATCATTGAAATGGAGACAAGATCCAGCAGAGATACTAAAAAAAGAAGTGGACTATTTTCATAAGAATGGAGTTCGTTTGGTTGGTACAGCAGCTCATGGCAGCCCTTTAGCGAGAGAACTGGAATTTAATAACAGGGAATTGTTTGAAGGATGTATCCGCAAAGGGAGAGAAGTAGGGAGAACAATAGAATATAATAACTGGAAAGTGAAGACTCATTCTCTAACGCTAAGTGATTTTGGATTTGAATATGAGGCATACTCACTGCCAAGAGATTCAAGAATATCGGAATCAGGAGGGAAGTGGGGTGGCCGCATTGTAGGCCTTCAAATTGACAAAGAACGCTTATTCAATCATTTTAATCTGGATGAATTTCAGGAAATAATTTCGAGACTT
This region of Tindallia magadiensis genomic DNA includes:
- a CDS encoding polysaccharide deacetylase family protein, which codes for MLIKIPEEHKKKNKEKFSAKKKYEMQRYKELTSRYQKTHTNITYAELAESQQFQNKKFLLLRHDIDHDYETAIKMAEWENKNDLRANYCLLHSAWYYGEFQNGRYNHTEELVQLCTKIKDLGHEVSLHNNLLTLALKENVDYKEVLKRELDFFTSLGVQIQGTSSHGDRLCRELNYRNYEIFKEAVGSEYGGNRLITYNEKESEVEVGKASMSELNLLYEAYDIWMDTYISDAGGTLKTVKNMEQRHGHLKNDHEKANSIVGILTHPIWWNF
- a CDS encoding polysaccharide deacetylase family protein; translation: MAKRIIKKNDGTDYINDFLNIINLKNVPMEKVNEISEPRFFIRHDVDHSIDMAVEIAEVEAKNGYTSTFFLLPPGSYNKKKNYYGWLENGEIKHDPELIRKCKEILSYGHQIGFHNDIIAASLKWRQDPAEILKKEVDYFHKNGVRLVGTAAHGSPLARELEFNNRELFEGCIRKGREVGRTIEYNNWKVKTHSLTLSDFGFEYEAYSLPRDSRISESGGKWGGRIVGLQIDKERLFNHFNLDEFQEIISRLQPDAKVKSMQVMTHPCHWEVV